A single window of Methanobacterium sp. DNA harbors:
- a CDS encoding roadblock/LC7 domain-containing protein, with protein sequence MIGRVLKDLGRIQGVNGSLVVGKDGLIIERDVSSDIDSELVGAMSSAVFGTAERSSEEMKHEKLQQVMIEGNKGKTLMIDSGDAILAVITDTNINLGLIRLEMKRSSDRIVELIKG encoded by the coding sequence ATGATAGGTCGAGTGCTTAAAGATTTAGGTAGAATTCAAGGAGTAAACGGATCACTGGTTGTTGGAAAGGATGGGTTAATCATTGAAAGAGATGTTTCTTCAGACATTGATTCAGAACTGGTAGGGGCCATGTCTTCAGCTGTTTTTGGTACAGCAGAACGATCCTCAGAAGAGATGAAACACGAAAAACTCCAACAAGTCATGATAGAAGGTAATAAAGGTAAAACACTCATGATAGATTCTGGAGATGCAATTTTAGCTGTCATTACAGACACAAATATAAATCTGGGATTAATACGCCTGGAGATGAAAAGAAGCTCAGATCGCATAGTTGAACTGATCAAAGGGTGA
- a CDS encoding 4-vinyl reductase, which yields MPEYSNYNEYLENMGLILKEGASILCLSPGSEINRPGPFCEERKTLVSANSVGALRSIIITGSKQFGMGTIGSILRIAGGEFSTLRATQMMESGEIEKGNVQSWLDLVKFDFKNWGYGILTTESIEDEKIVVKLDESMSSAGIPNLGKAVCYYEGGRITGGLSKVTGEKWQFVETNCWGVGDDFCRFEITKI from the coding sequence ATGCCAGAATATAGCAATTACAATGAATATCTAGAAAATATGGGGTTAATCCTAAAAGAAGGTGCCAGTATCCTATGTTTAAGCCCTGGATCTGAGATTAATAGACCTGGGCCTTTTTGCGAAGAAAGGAAGACCCTGGTTTCTGCCAATTCTGTGGGTGCCTTGAGATCGATTATCATTACTGGAAGTAAACAGTTTGGAATGGGAACAATTGGATCCATACTCAGAATAGCCGGGGGTGAGTTTTCAACTCTAAGAGCCACCCAAATGATGGAATCAGGGGAAATTGAAAAAGGAAATGTTCAAAGCTGGCTAGACCTGGTTAAATTCGATTTTAAAAACTGGGGTTATGGTATTTTAACCACAGAGAGTATTGAAGATGAAAAAATCGTGGTTAAACTTGATGAAAGTATGAGTTCTGCCGGGATACCCAACCTGGGTAAAGCAGTATGTTACTATGAAGGTGGACGAATTACAGGAGGTCTATCTAAGGTAACCGGTGAAAAATGGCAGTTTGTAGAAACAAACTGCTGGGGAGTTGGAGATGACTTCTGCAGATTCGAAATAACCAAGATTTAA
- the argB gene encoding acetylglutamate kinase → METVNILIEALPYIKKFHQKKIMIKYGGHAMIDAAAKSSTARDTVLLKYVGMKPIVVHGGGPEISRSMSKLGKEPKFIGGLRVTDQETMDIVKMVLVGKINTEIVANIGLHGGKGVGLSGKDNLLLKARKRSPQVVVNQETGEEQMVDLGLVGEIESINPEILDVLTENNYIPVISPIGVDDRAETLNLNADTVAGEVGGEVGAEKLIILTDVPGILRDPTNKESLIKKATIAEVMELIEDGTVRDGMLPKVLTCISALENGVKSAHIIDGRVKHSILLEIFTKKGIGTMITK, encoded by the coding sequence ATGGAAACTGTTAACATTCTCATCGAGGCCTTGCCCTACATCAAAAAATTCCACCAGAAAAAGATCATGATTAAATACGGTGGCCACGCCATGATCGACGCTGCTGCCAAAAGTTCCACAGCCAGGGACACTGTTCTCCTGAAGTACGTGGGAATGAAACCCATCGTAGTCCATGGGGGCGGTCCTGAAATCTCCCGTTCCATGAGCAAACTAGGCAAAGAACCCAAATTCATCGGAGGCCTGCGTGTGACAGACCAGGAAACCATGGACATTGTGAAAATGGTCCTGGTGGGTAAGATCAACACCGAAATCGTTGCCAACATCGGCCTCCACGGAGGTAAAGGAGTTGGACTCTCGGGTAAGGATAACCTGCTCCTGAAAGCCCGGAAACGCTCCCCTCAAGTAGTGGTGAACCAGGAAACTGGTGAAGAACAGATGGTAGACCTGGGACTTGTGGGGGAAATTGAATCCATCAACCCTGAAATCCTGGATGTCTTAACTGAAAACAACTACATACCAGTTATAAGCCCCATAGGAGTGGATGACCGGGCTGAAACCCTGAATTTAAACGCCGATACTGTCGCGGGTGAAGTTGGTGGTGAAGTAGGAGCAGAAAAACTCATCATACTCACCGATGTGCCTGGCATACTGCGCGACCCAACTAACAAGGAAAGTCTCATTAAAAAGGCCACCATAGCTGAAGTCATGGAACTTATTGAAGACGGAACTGTCCGTGATGGTATGCTGCCCAAGGTCCTTACCTGTATAAGCGCCCTGGAAAATGGGGTTAAATCAGCCCACATAATCGATGGTAGGGTTAAACACAGCATACTCCTGGAGATATTCACCAAAAAAGGTATTGGGACCATGATCACCAAATGA
- a CDS encoding DUF166 family protein, with protein MIKIAIVTDGPYGERAYATIKEEFDCEYIVMEAPISSFMDEIDLPPETMARLEKADIVLTYVLHPDLALDLVDALHDKVEWIIVGAWRGEGFKNQLESYGNVTCPENMCDLTENGNPIFDEFVSKFGRPVVRINCQGDKVVDVEVLRCSPCGSTRFVAEEMVGEDTKNLPIKAGLRIQHYPCRAPKMRLFTDDECKKEMAANFHKEAFQDALAFQDALDEKKKKK; from the coding sequence ATGATTAAAATAGCCATAGTAACAGACGGCCCTTACGGTGAACGGGCCTATGCAACCATAAAGGAAGAATTTGACTGTGAATACATTGTAATGGAAGCCCCGATTTCCTCTTTTATGGACGAGATCGATCTTCCCCCTGAAACCATGGCCCGTCTGGAAAAGGCAGATATTGTTCTTACCTATGTATTACACCCGGATCTCGCCCTTGACCTGGTGGATGCCCTTCATGATAAGGTAGAGTGGATTATAGTTGGTGCCTGGAGAGGTGAAGGATTCAAAAACCAGCTGGAAAGTTATGGTAATGTTACCTGCCCTGAGAACATGTGCGACCTCACTGAAAATGGTAATCCCATCTTTGATGAATTCGTATCCAAGTTTGGCAGACCTGTGGTCAGGATTAACTGCCAGGGTGATAAGGTGGTTGATGTAGAGGTTCTTCGCTGCTCTCCCTGTGGCAGCACCAGGTTTGTGGCTGAGGAAATGGTGGGTGAAGACACCAAAAACTTGCCTATTAAAGCAGGTCTTAGGATACAGCATTACCCCTGCCGTGCGCCTAAAATGAGACTTTTTACCGATGATGAGTGTAAGAAGGAAATGGCTGCCAACTTCCACAAAGAAGCCTTTCAGGACGCATTAGCCTTTCAGGACGCATTGGACGAAAAGAAAAAAAAGAAATGA